A region of Polynucleobacter sp. JS-Mosq-20-D10 DNA encodes the following proteins:
- a CDS encoding extracellular solute-binding protein, translating to MANPLIRKFLSNFGLLLSVFLALPLQAQEAKELNLYSARHYQTDEALYSDFTKKTGIKINRIEADDNALAERLKSEGANSPADVILMVDAARLWRAQIDGFFKPIQSKYLESRIPANLRSQLGPEGSAWFGFSTRARLVVYNKAKINPQEVDTYEKLAEPMNKGKVCTRSGAHPYMLSLIGAMIERRGELATEEWAKGMVANMAHPPRGGDTDQIKAVASGECGVALTNSYYLVRLLRSTKPEDQAIVSKIGFIWPNQQTTGAHINIAGGGVAKSAPHPQAAKQFLEYLASDSAQEYFANGNNEWPVVKSVKIDNEGLKMLGLFKAENISIAAIGKNQIAAQRLLDRVGYK from the coding sequence ATGGCAAACCCACTAATAAGAAAATTCCTAAGTAACTTTGGATTGTTGTTGAGCGTTTTTCTGGCTTTGCCCTTGCAGGCTCAGGAAGCGAAAGAACTCAATCTCTACTCAGCCCGTCACTATCAAACTGATGAGGCGCTCTACAGTGACTTCACCAAAAAGACGGGCATCAAGATCAACCGTATTGAGGCTGATGACAATGCTTTGGCCGAAAGGCTAAAGAGTGAGGGCGCCAATAGTCCGGCAGATGTGATTTTGATGGTGGATGCAGCTCGATTGTGGCGCGCTCAAATTGATGGCTTCTTTAAGCCAATACAGTCAAAGTATTTAGAGAGCCGTATCCCAGCAAACTTGCGTTCTCAGTTGGGGCCAGAGGGATCAGCTTGGTTTGGCTTTTCAACCAGAGCACGTCTGGTGGTTTACAACAAAGCAAAAATAAATCCACAAGAAGTTGACACTTATGAAAAGTTAGCGGAGCCCATGAATAAGGGTAAGGTGTGTACGCGTTCAGGTGCCCATCCCTATATGTTGTCATTAATTGGCGCCATGATTGAACGTCGTGGCGAGCTTGCTACTGAGGAGTGGGCAAAGGGTATGGTGGCTAATATGGCTCATCCTCCTAGAGGCGGAGATACCGATCAAATCAAGGCGGTAGCCTCAGGCGAATGCGGCGTAGCTTTAACCAATTCTTATTACTTGGTCAGACTCTTACGCTCGACTAAGCCAGAAGACCAGGCCATTGTTTCTAAGATTGGATTTATTTGGCCAAATCAGCAGACAACTGGCGCACACATCAATATTGCAGGGGGCGGGGTTGCTAAAAGTGCGCCACATCCACAGGCTGCAAAACAATTTCTTGAATACTTGGCAAGTGATTCTGCGCAAGAGTATTTTGCAAATGGCAATAACGAGTGGCCTGTAGTGAAGTCAGTCAAAATTGATAATGAAGGCCTCAAAATGTTGGGCCTATTCAAGGCAGAAAATATCTCTATTGCGGCGATTGGCAAGAACCAAATCGCTGCTCAACGCTTACTTGATCGTGTTGGGTACAAGTGA